The Toxoplasma gondii ME49 chromosome III, whole genome shotgun sequence genome includes a window with the following:
- a CDS encoding microneme protein, putative (encoded by transcript TGME49_254430~Signal peptide predicted by SignalP 2.0 HMM (probability 0.715) with cleavage site probability 0.369 at residue 22), producing the protein MKLECFGLAALSAALFAGKAEAVAANCFKADTDYFGYDVDKIFVGAATESAEKCQEACRNREDCFYFTYIPERKQCYLKDNQAPNGTVTNPLAISGPKFCYPTGTCFEYMTDYVGYDVQKIEDQSVSQADDCQRLCASNDQCFFWTFIPSKHNCYLKHNGATVGRTPHSEAISGPKSCTGGSPNDQGVPCYEPDTDYFGYDIKIFDNNLVGTAAECYGLCLSFAECKFWTWVPALRNCYLKSEYAPLGRVHAPGTISGPRDCNGSNLPPFVPPPPIYPPTHPHPPPSPYPPYPGHTSTTTPATPPAESCYKAHVDFPTGTLKQIVTDDAYACQKLCQAEAACFFFTYKADILECALKGSFAANAPIPRRHALSGSKYCADKMPPEFQPLHNHVPTPPLPPHHAIPPAYPGPNPMPVPPTPGFEPSCAELNVEYVSDILSVLGADSPKECQTLCKLTASCNFFTYRSDLYRCYLSKSKGTPSSRLNAVAGPKECPGEGSAVPPTASTCFLQNKMFVGTPLSSIEAKSAEQCQAKCAGDPQCYYFSFQVMSSNCHLFRQVNGAKEEGTCVSGPKTCADKPTDPCFKEGFYFGQVLKRHNAVASAKECQTLCATFPHSCVGFTYESASQKCFLMSQTDGLELSDGFVSGLRQCPATP; encoded by the exons ATGAAGCTCGAATGCTTCGGTCTCGCTGCTCTGTCGGCAGCGCTTTTTGCTGGCAA GGCAGAAGCCGTCGCTGCGAATTGCTTCAAGGCCGACACAGATTACTTCGGGTACGACGTGGATAAGATTTTCGTGGGCGCTGCAACTGAGTCTGCAGAGAAGTGCCAAGAAGCATGCAGAAACCGCGAAGACTGTTTCTACTTCACATACATTCCAGAGCGGAAGCAGTGCTACTTGAAGGACAACCAGGCTCCTAACGGGACTGTCACAAACCCGCTGGCGATCTCTGGACCGAAGTTTTGCTATCCGACTGGGACCTGCTTTGAGTACATGACCGACTACGTGGGGTACGACGTGCAGAAGATCGAGGATCAGTCGGTGTCTCAGGCAGACGACTGTCAGCGACTGTGTGCATCGAACGACCAGTGTTTCTTCTGGACGTTCATTCCCTCTAAACACAACTGCTACCTGAAGCACAATGGCGCAACTGTCGGCCGCACCCCGCACAGCGAAGCTATTTCGGGTCCAAAGTCTTGCACTGGAGGATCGCCAAACGACCAAGGCGTGCCTTGCTACGAGCCTGACACGGATTACTTCGGCTACGACATCAAAATTTTCGATAACAACCTTGTGGGCACCGCAGCCGAGTGCTAcggcctctgcctctcgttcGCCGAATGCAAGTTCTGGACGTGGGTGCCTGCGCTGCGGAACTGCTACTTGAAGAGTGAGTATGCGCCGCTCGGTCGCGTCCATGCCCCTGGCACCATCAGTGGCCCCCGCGACTGCAACGGATCGAATCTCCCCCCCTTCGTACCCCCTCCTCCGATCTATCCGCCTACTCATCCCCACCCGCCACCCTCTCCGTACCCACCGTACCCTGGCCACACAAGCACTACGACGCCTGCTACACCTCCTGCAGAGTCCTGCTACAAAGCTCACGTCGACTTCCCCACCGGAACGCTGAAACAAATCGTCACGGACGACGCCTACGCCTGCCAGAAACTCTGCCAGGCCGAAGCCgcgtgcttcttcttcacctaCAAGGCAGACATCTTGGAGTGCGCTCTGAAGGGCAGTTTCGCCGCGAACGCCCCTATCCCCAGGAGACACGCCCTGTCCGGGTCGAA GTACTGCGCTGACAAGATGCCCCCTGAGTTCCAGCCGCTGCACAACCACGTTCCAACCCCTCCGCTGCCGCCCCATCACGCTATTCCTCCAGCTTATCCGGGACCTAACCCAATGCCGGTTCCCCCGACCCCCGGCTTCGAGCCGTCGTGCGCCGAGCTGAACGTGGAGTATGTCAGTGACATTCTGAGCGTTCTTGGAGCAGACTCGCCAAAGGAATGCCAAACCCTCTGCAAGCTGACAGCGTCCTGCAACTTCTTTACCTACCGCTCGGATCTGTACAGGTGCTACTTGAGCAAGAGCAAGGGCACTCCCTCCAGTCGCCTGAACGCGGTGGCTGGACCGAAGGAGTGCCCAGGCGAGGGCTCTGCCGTGCCGCCGACTGCGTCGACGTGTTTCCTGCAAAACAAGATGTTTGTCGGGACCCCTCTGAGCTCCATAGAGGCCAAGAGCGCAGAGCAGTGCCAGGCGAAATGCGCAGGCGATCCGCAGTGCTACTACTTCTCCTTCCAGGTCATGTCCTCGAACTGCCACCTTTTCCGACAGGTCAACGGCGCCAAGGAAGAAGGGACCTGCGTGTCGGGGCCGAAGACCTGCGCCGACAAACCCACGGACCCGTGCTTCAAGGAGGGGTTCTACTTTGGACAGGTTCTCAAGAGACATAACGCCGTCGCCAGCGCCAAGGAGTGTCAGACGCTGTGCGCGACCTTTCCACACTCGTGCGTCGGCTTCACCTACGAGTCCGCTTCCCAGAAATGCTTCTTGATGTCCCAAACCGACGGCCTGGAACTCAGCGACGGGTTCGTCTCTGGCTTGAGGCAGTGCCCCGCGACTCCGTAA
- a CDS encoding phospholipase, patatin family protein (encoded by transcript TGME49_254420), producing the protein METTPPCSEMPQEREVVSFLASRSASSSSSSFSPAPDSLAPASSPQPDCAHAAFVTFGENHENYESGDGKPGQAHCRGPAPQDAPARVEAAFFSRARRNSTASEDPRATDKGTERAGERPARRSQSADLLVFPLPLADALHCRSSSSLSGRGTLKARHSKEGLDLSPRVSVVDRMVSKTSHEVLLSLPGYYTLCVANKTDSSWDGLFMGLAQMRVVCEYSLLAPPTSLCSLWNTISPPDARNYPSPLYSSSESCSPSSPCSPSPSTSCSTSAFSLAASSPSRLSSMRSQPPANQDENEPRQEATHAGACSKGAAAPKTDTEVPESVFSSEPDTALSDGGVREDRSSREDRPTARVNNGGATLRDAPQREPQARGVVRMHSSASASFAQDRKSPFRHFDAIRPGEHRRASRLLCGEESLVGTKPQNYSNFSWRHSQVPLPPPLVTARCTNSQGEEEGTNSFNPFSREGSEGEEDNDGEPDGCGVSQRGGPSSVSASSSFGRSSFFGGQEASDTESDAPVVVVCASRDAEKKPCVSFGASGRRPECRDASTHKAVPRTSMADHAVGGGFASASPFATDDGGSEEGRREAEEWKGDGTGGKPQKSTEEGEEAEGKEIGGEKNHAEEKDEAMMAKDGNGHEAANEAETPEERLREDAEKESEEPSRLPASFTQAPLHASAARVGSRDVSVNEMPGLAREGDTAFMRTDRGHGHRRQRDPSLPRGASQQLLSLKEKGRLLVPLATVRYAFFRVRHPGTVLRLRVYTAMSLGMRLKASVSLSFCGTPAEIPRKNSVPFDLDRCTMLTLDDGGALTFVSLFVLRRLEKELQFHLNDSSLQLASAFDLVAGSGFGGLVALGLLRGLTLSEMLSTWTDANDEEAKAESRGGFFQALLREGGMRSRVQQLLVEHLGEQFLGTFPSGPYCLVTAADVLSQPHEVFILRSYDHVRPALHAHAYRGTARVPLWVAGWATCADGHHIKAMSKSDFSSLGYQLEPAVQLQQKSPSTSNPTLLALEEMARLADKPLSKFIQENLQLLISVGSGSASPDGFDLCLRGNGRSLSRGEKREFLTEAWAKKHQVHREVLHWLADTQNMYYRLNPPHGDHCTPQCIDSRKHEFLRAVTESYLVDDKFFDVKMISRLLAHRILALRERTPPPTAADSSCMRSWKRNLRADRWPYM; encoded by the exons ATGGAAACCACACCGCCTTGTTCCGAGATGCCTCAAGAGCGCGAagttgtctcctttctcgcgtctcgttcggcttcatcttcttcctcttcgttctcgccgGCCCCGGACTCACTTGCAcctgcctcctctccacagCCTGACTGCGCTCACGCTGCGTTCGTCACTTTCGGAGAAAACCATGAAAATTACGAGTCAGGAGATGGAAAACCTGGGCAGGCGCACTGCCGGGGACCAGCGCCCCAGGACGCCCCCGCGCGCGTAGAggccgcgttcttctctcgtgctcGCCGAAACTCGACAGCCTCTGAAGACCCTCGGGCAACTGACAAGGGGACAGAGagggcaggagagagacccgCAAGACGCTCACAGTCCGCAgaccttctcgtctttcctctgcctctcgcggACGCTCTTCAttgccgctcttcttcgtctctcagtGGAAGAGGAACACTGAAGGCCAGACACAGCAAAGAGGGACTCGACCTCTCTCCCAGGGTCTCTGTTGTCGACCGCATGGTGTCGAAGACAAGCCATGaagttcttctttctctcccgggATATTACACCCTCTGCGTCGCAAATAAAACAGAT AGTTCCTGGGATGGCCTCTTCATGGGCTTGGCGCAGATGCGCGTTGTCTGCGAATACTCCCTACTCGCTCCGCCTACgtccctctgctctctctggaaCACGATCTCTCCTCCAGATGCTCGCAATTATCCCTCCCCTCTCTATTCTTCTTCTGAAAGttgttcgccttcctctccctgttcgccttcgccttctacTTCCTGCTCgacttctgctttctctctggcagcctcttcgccttctcgtctctcctcgatGCGCTCTCAGCCGCCCGCCAACcaagacgaaaacgaacctcgacaggaagcgactcacgcaggtgcatgcagcaaaggAGCTGCAGCTCCGAAGACGGACACCGAAGTCCCAGAAAGCGTTTTTTCCTCAGAACCAGACACCGCGCTCTCCGACGGCGGCGTTCGTGAGGACCGATCGTCGAGGGAGGACAGACCGACGGCGCGAGTGAACAATGGCGGCGCGACGCTGCGGGACGCTCCGCAAAGAGAGCCACAAGCGCGTGGTGTCGTCCGCATGCATTCGTcggcctctgcctctttcgcCCAAGACCGGAAATCTCCCTTCCGGCATTTCGACGCGATACGCCCGGGCGAGCACCGGAGAGCCTCGCGACTGTTGTGTGGGGAGGAATCGCTTGTCGGGACAAAGCCGCAGAACTACTCGAATTTCAGCTGGCGCCACAGCCAGGtgcctcttccgcctccctTGGTAACCGCGAGGTGTACGAACAGCcaaggcgaggaggagggaACGAATTCGTTTAATCCGTTTAGTCGCGAGGGAtcggaaggcgaagaagataACGACGGAGAGCCAGACGGATGCGGTGTCTCGCAGCGCGGAGGTCCCTCGTccgtgtctgcgtcttcttcttttgggAGGTCGTCTTTCTTTGGCGGTCAAGAAGCTTCGGATACCGAGAGCGACGCGCCTGTCGTCGTTGTCTGCGCGTCGCGAGATGCCGAGAAAAAGCCTTGCGTCTCTTTCGGCGCTTCTGGACGTCGTCCGGAATGTCGAGACGCTTCAACTCACAAGGCCGTCCCGCGCACAAGCATGGCGGACCACGCAGTCGGAGGCGGctttgcttctgcctctccgttTGCGACAGACGACggtggaagcgaagaaggccgcagagaagcagaagaatgGAAGGGAGACGGAACTGGAGGGAAGCCACAAAAAAGCacagaggagggagaagaagcagaaggcaaggaaatcggtggagaaaagaaccacgcagaagaaaaagatgaaGCAATGATGGCCAAAGACGGTAACGGGCACGAAGCAGCAAACGAGGCAGAAACCCCCGAGGAAAGGttgcgagaagacgcagaaaaggaatCCGAGGAACCAAGTCGCCTCCCCGCTTCATTCACCCAGGCGCCTCTCCACGCGTCAGCCGCGCGAGTTGGGTCTCGCGATGTCTCCGTCAATGAGATGCCTGGTCTCGCTCGCGAGGGAGACACGGCGTTTATGCGCACCGACCGGGGGCATGGACACCGCAGACAGCGCGACCCGTCGCTGCCGCGAGGTGCCAGTCAACAGCTGCTTTCcctgaaggagaaagggagacttCTGGTTCCCTTGGCAACTGTTCGGTacgccttcttccgcgtccgTCACCCTGGAACTGTTCTGCGCCTTCGCGTGTACACCGCCATGTCTCTGGGCATGCGACTGAAGGCCTCAGTGTCTCTGAGCTTCTGCGGAACGCCGGCAGAGATTCCACGAAAAAACAGTGTCCCCTTCGACCTCGACag GTGTACCATGCTGACGCTGGACGACGGCGGGGCGTTgacgtttgtctctctgtttgtgttgCGTCGCCTGGAGAAGGAGTTGCAGTTTCACCTCAACGACTCTTCTCTTCAACTTGCCTCTGCGTTTGACCTCGTCGCAGGCAGTGGCTTTG GCGGACTCGTCGCGCTCGGACTTCTGCGTGGGCTGACGCTGTCTGAGATGCTCTCGACGTGGACAGATgcgaacgacgaagaagcgaaggccgAAAGTCGCGGAGGCTTTTTTCAAGCTCTACTGCGAGAGG GTGGCATGCGCAGCCGTGTGCAGCAGCTTCTTGTGGAGCATCTCGGCGAACAATTTCTTGGCACATTTCCTTCCGGGCCTTACTG CTTGGTAACGGCGGCAGACGTCCTTTCGCAGCCGCATGAGGTTTTCATTCTCAGAAGCTACGACCACGTGCGTCCTG ctctgcatgcgcatgcctACCGTGGGACGGCGCGGGTGCCTCTGTGGGTGGCTGGGTGGGCCACTTGCGCAGACGGCCATCACATCAA AGCCATGTCCAAGAGTGACTTTTCCTCGCTAGGATATCAACTGGAACCCGCAGTTCAACTTCAACAAAAGTCTCCGTCAACGAGCAATCCCACTCTTCTCGCACTCGAAGAAATGGCACGACTGGCAGATAAACCACTAAGCAAGTTCATTCAG GAAAATCTTCAGCTTCTGATTTCTGTCGGGTCCGGAAGTGCTTCACCGGATGGCTTCGACCTTTGCCTCCGAGGCAACGGACGCTCTCTGTCT cgtggagagaagcgggagtTTCTCACTGAGGCGTGGGCGAAGAAGCATCAAGTTCATCGAGAAGTTCTGCACTGGCTCGCGGATACTCAGAACATGTATTACAG GCTAAATCCGCCTCACGGGGACCACTGCACTCCGCAGTGCATAGACAGCCGGAAGCATGAATTTCTTCGCGCTGTGACGGAAAGTTATTTGGTGGACGATAAATTCTTCGATGTGAAAATgatttctcgtctccttgcACATCGAATTCTCGCTCTCAGAGAAAGGACCCCGCCCCCGACCGCTGCCGATTCtagctgcatgcgttcttgGAAACGGAATCTTAGAGCAGACCGCTGGCCGTACATGTAA
- a CDS encoding CRAL/TRIO domain-containing protein (encoded by transcript TGME49_254390), with product MSAATSPSGLPEQPATVHADDFREVPERATDAAASSSSASSSSSPSTSEPRRQFAPGETALLQSRQLAHSHHAEELTNYTFPPMTEEELDNFGWQWCLDVVTPPSPHCIPVEALTHKATAEETFKIFFKGTSKEVCIRQIFFHLPLSEDEQLWLSDFRALCAEKKWIIPYFLEPHLLRVLWFCKRKYPDDPLNKSLEHAQQMVEWRREFYPLSDKDPELAELLKLGAMYWVGRDPSLRPLLIVRLSRLPKATTPELFKKLTIFCFEWALRFLMVPGVVETCVVLFDVRAVPLHQFPVSALTDMVNTLTKQFPFRLHRMWIINDSFFVQTVWSIAKQFLTEVQQQKMKFFRTGFEVELLKDYAAHQLEKHYGGSRDEIRVFYPFPLAPGPFNIDAERPRETLPAELPMLAVDRFTTFGVVWEGACRLPIQWSAECSHVFAACGIPAPPPAASLEDAEAAEALAAEAAGQAVRSQTIKAYKSMVSLRKKPSVFSLLRRQGCSLAPAGEAPRPADDGHQCEQEETTTTEEKTEKERVEPAAVVEKEVGRGTEKAGEQEGEKEETNGQDETQNLLGAAEARGLVGEEISRRLSKPAEAMQGAEDNAQNSEEEKPQAHAERKTERAGDGKEAEKTRHDAASAEAEAAQATSQESPGGPPESKNSTRASPTAAPVEKVKSKKCCGACKIQ from the exons ATGTCGGCTGCGACCTCGCCCTCAGGTCTCCCGGAACAGCCGGCGACCGTCCATGCAGACGATTTTCGAGAGGTTCCTGAGCGTGCAACGGACGcagctgcttcctcctcttccgcttcttcctcttcttctccctctacTTCAGAGCCTCGGAGACAGTTCGCTCCAGGGGAGACGGCTCTCCTGCAAAGTCGTCAGCTCGCGCATTCGCACCATGCTGAGGAATTGACGAACTACACCTTTCCTCCGATGACTGAAGAGGAGCTGGACAACTTCGGATGGCAGTGGTGCCTGGACGTCGTCACGCCTCCCAGTCCCCACTGCATTCCTGTCGAGGCTCTCACACACAAAGCTACCGCCGAAGAAACTTTCAAAATATTCTTCAAGGGAACTTCT aagGAAGTCTGCATTCGTCAGATCTTCTTCCACCTGCCGCTCTCGGAGGACGAACAGCTCTGGCTGTCGGACTTCCGTGCTCTCTGCGCCGAGAAGAAATGGATCATTCCTTACTTTCTGGAGCCTCACcttctccgcgttctctGGTTCTGCAAACGCAAGTACCCCGACGACCCGCTCAACAAGAG TTTGGAACACGCGCAGCAGATGGTGGAGTGGAGACGCGAGTTCTATCCTTTGTCTGACAAGGATCCTGAACTGGCGGAGCTTCTGAAACTCGGCGCAATGTACTGGGTGGGCCGAGATCCCTCTCTCCGCCCTCTGCTGATTGTTCG GCTGTCGCGACTTCCGAAGGCAACTACTCCCGAGCTCTTCAAGAAACTCACGATTTTCTGCTTTGAGTGGGCTCTCAGATTCCTCA TGGTTCCTGGAGTCGTCGAGACAtgcgtcgtcctcttcgACGTCCGCGCAGTGCCTCTGCACCAGTTCCCCGTCAGCGCTCTGACCGACATGGTAAATACGTTGACGAAGCAATTTCCTTTCCGTCTGCACCGCATGTGGATCATCAACGACTCGTTCTTCGTCCAG acggtCTGGAGCATCGCCAAGCAGTTCCTCACAGAGGTCCAGCAACAGAAAATGAAGTTCTTCAG AACTGGCTTTGAGGTTGAGCTGTTGAAGGATTATGCGGCGCATCAATTGGAAAAGCACTACGGAGGTTCTCGCGACGAAATTCGCGTTTTCTATCCGTTCCCTCTCGCACCCGGGCCGTTCAACATCGATGCCGAGCGCCCCAGAGAGACTCTTCCCGCGGAACTTCCAATGCTG GCGGTGGATCGCTTCACGACCTTCGGAGTGGTATGggaaggtgcatgcagattgCCGATTCAGTGGAGCGCAGAATGTTCTCACgtcttcgctgcatgcggcatCCCGGCGCCGCCTCCTGCGGCATCTctggaagacgcagaggcggcagaagcACTAGCGGCTGAGGCAGCGGGGCAGGCGGTCCGGAGTCAGACCATCAAAGCGTACAAGTCCATGGTGAGTCTGCGCAAGAAGCCGTcggtcttctcccttctccgcaGACAAGGCTGCTCTCTCGCCCCTGCAGGGGAAGCTCCGCGACCCGCAGACGACGGGCACCAGTGCGAGCAAGAGGAGACCACGActacagaggagaagacggaaaaggagagagtgGAGCCAGCGGCGGTGGTGGAGAAAGAGGTCGGGAgggggacagagaaggcaggcgagcaggagggagagaaggaagagacaaacggccaggacgagacgcagaactTGCTCGGGGcggcagaagcgcgaggccTCGTGGGGGAGGAGATCAGCAGGCGTCTGTCCAAGCCGGCGGAGGCGATGCAAGGAGCTGAGGACAACGCGCagaacagcgaagaagagaaaccgcaggcgcatgcagaacggAAAACAGAGCGTGcaggagacggaaaagaagcagagaagaccaGGCATGACGCAGCAAGCGCAGAGGCTGAGGCCGCACAGGCCACCAGTCAGGAG AGTCCTGGAGGGCCGCCCGAGTCGAAGAATTCGACGCGAGCGTCTCCGACTGCTGCACCTGTGGAGAAAGTGAAGTCCAAGAAATGTtgcggtgcatgcaaaatTCAGTGA
- a CDS encoding LSU ribosomal protein L2P, putative (encoded by transcript TGME49_254400) codes for MLWLAATHRNRVAFQLFATPREPTASKAAAAARAAAEAVARSSTVSAPFTVQKQQRLLALLAASSSVADPSADLFRVHGLPGFSGFRPSSPPHLSKLFRGRVSRHLSCRRVNHLGRNNSGRITVRFRGAGHFRRLRFVDYKRGRKDIFGTVLRLEYDPNRSAHLALLQYDDGVLSYILATEVTRPGDRVVASKHASIAPGNCLPLGNIPVSTIVHNVELRPGAGGQIVRAGGCYATVVAKDRHFVTLKLSSTEVRRFPADCWATVGQVSNAAHAERIRGKAGVSYWMGERPRTRGKAMNPVDHPHGGGTGKKGLKRPPVSKWGILCKGYKTRAKKKPLGLIVRRKKANKLIKKFGELGA; via the exons ATGCTCTGGCTGG CCGCGACGCACCGCAACCGGGTAGCTTTCCAGTTGTTCGCGACTCCCCGGGAGCCCACGGCGTcgaaggcggcggctgcggcgcgcGCGGCGGCGGAAGCTGTGGCGCGTTCCTCGACGGTGTCTGCGCCGTTCACGgtgcagaagcagcagcgtctcctcgcactcctcgccgcgtcttcctcggtcGCGGATCCGTCTGCTGATCTCTTCCGCGTCCACGGTCTCCCGGGATTCTCGGGCTTCCGTCCCTCGTCGCCACCCCACTTGTCGAAGCTGTTTCGCGGCCGGGTGTCTCGACATCTCTCGTGCAGACGCGTCAACCATCTTGGGCGCAACAACAGCGGCCGAATCACCGTCAGGTTCCGAGGCGCCGGGCATTTccgtcgtctccgttttgTGGACTACAAGCGCGGAAGGAAAGACATCTTCGGCACGGTCCTTCGCCTCGAGTACGACCCGAACCGGTCTGCCCACCTCGCGCTGCTCCAGTACGACGACGGCGTGTTGTCGTACATTCTCGCGACCGAGGTGACGCGTCCGGGAGAccgcgtcgtcgcctccAAACATGCGAGCATCGCTCCGGGGAACTGTCTGCCTCTCGGCAACATTCCCGTCTCGACGATCGTACATAACGTCGAGTTGAGACCTGGGGCAGGGGGACAGATCGTCCGCGCCGGAGGGTGCTACGCGACGGTCGTGGCGAAGGACAGGCACTTCGTCACGCTGAAGCTGTCGAGCACTGAAGTCCGGAGGTTCCCCGCCGACTGCTGGGCGACTGTCGGGCAAGTATCGaacgccgcgcatgcagagagaattCGCGGCAAGGCTGGGGTCTCCTACTGGATGGGTGAACGGCCGCGAACGCGCGGCAAAGCCATGAATCCAGTCGACCACCCTCACGGCGGAGGAACAGGCAAGAAAGGCCTCAAGCGCCCTCCCGTCTCCAAATGGGGCATTCTCTGCAAGGGGTACAAGAcgcgcgcgaagaagaaacctcTCGGACTCATTGTGcgcaggaagaaggcaaacaAACTCATTAAAAAATTCGGAGAACTCGGTGCGTGA
- a CDS encoding protein phosphatase 2C, putative (encoded by transcript TGME49_254410~Signal peptide predicted by SignalP 2.0 HMM (probability 0.914) with cleavage site probability 0.344 at residue 67), which produces MTSFLLPFAPLCSFSGVRWLRRTISSLFFSLPLLSAGLPLASLRIPPSHSRLLILCLCVSSLFLATTEVPSFSSGTSVPVYGVSSASPPCPSFALRSAPSSFLSFPSARSLRTLRHRRGPQFFTMAAFSATAAPVASAPGGFFYRARSTLKHWSFISECRGASVSSSFLAPPLLRVSRKTEFPLSFSSGAFSALPHGPVGGRDTPHLPGVRTPELRVTRRQAVRSCAQPNFVAHLSAAALREGARSTRGLLSSRLPASSVVARHCAGGTEASAPGCLDTRGGCMQRASQALQKRFLFFDSCRVQVPHPAKKEKGGEDAAACSDRFLVVADGVGGWESSGIDAGLYARELVHRLRLLFEECMRDRQRGRSAPVSSASPSSCSASSESPSVSPSSPLSPPASPRECGAQSCGSGEFQQRDGEQTTETEETSASEEAEEEHAPDPVKLLKTAYLSTRAIGSTTCCLVLLDSLRRRVLAANLGDSGFFLYRPSEDRVVARSAFQCHDFNFPLQLGTGSSDMPEHAHVLDLPVAEGDILFLATDGVWDNLYDDQILAVLRNQPDVRKAAAEIAELAFKYSQNPRWASPFSTKEREVLGLTRRHLGGKPDDISVVLAAVVRKKRQCAPSDETD; this is translated from the exons ATgacctcgtttctcttgccGTTTGCTCCTTTGTGTTCTTTCTCAGGAGTCCGTTGGCTGAGGAGAACgatctcctctctcttcttttcgctccctctcctgtctgctgGATtgcctcttgcttctctgcgcATCCCTCCAAGCCACAGTCGGCTCCTgattctctgcctctgcgtttcttcgcttttcttaGCCACGACCGAAGTCCCCAGTTTTTCTTCCGGCACCTCAGTTCCCGTCTACGGGGTGtcatctgcgtctcctccttgtcCTTCTTTTGCTCTTCGGTCTGCTCcatcttctttcctttccttcccttctgcgCGTTCTCTGCGCACTCTGAGACACCGTCGAGGTCCCCAATTTTTCACCATGGCGGCTTTCTCTGCCACAGCAGCTCCTGTTGCCTCGGCGCCGGGGGGCTTCTTCTATCGGGCGCGGTCGACTCTCAAACACTGGTCGTTCATTTCAGAGTGTCGGGgagcgtctgtctcctcctcgtttctcgcgcctccgctCCTCCGCGTcagcagaaaaacggagttccccttgtccttctcttctggtGCGTTCTCCGCTCTGCCTCATGGCCCTGTTGGGGGCCGCGACACCCCACATCTtccgggtgtacgtacaccggaaCTGCGTGTGACCCGACGACAGGCGGTGCGTTCCTGCGCTCAGCCGAACTTTGTGGCGCATCTCTCTGCGGCGGCTCTGCGCGAGGGAGCTCGCTCAACTCGCGGACTGTTGTCTTCGCGGCTCCCTGCGTCTTCCGTGGTAGCCCGACACTGCGCTGGGGGAACTGAGGCGTCAGCTCCCggctgtctagacacccgaggaggctgcatgcagcgcgcCTCGCAAGCGCTTCAGAaacgcttcctcttcttcgactcttGCCGCGTCCAAGTCCCGCATccggcgaagaaagaaaagggaggcgaagacgccgcTGCGTGCTCGGACCG ATTCCTCGTTGTTGCAGACGGTGTGGGGGGGTGGGAGAGTTCGGGCATTGACGCCGGGCTCTATGCTCGGGAACTCGTTCACCGTCTTCGGCTTCTTTTCGAggaatgcatgcgcgacagacagcgagggaGATCAGCTCCAGTCTCTTCGGCTTCACCGTCGTCTTGCTCGGCTTCGTCTgagtctccttctgtgtctccgtcatcgccgctgtctcctcccgcgtctccacgAGAGTGTGGAGCTCAGTCGTGCGGGTCAGGCGAGTTTCAACAGAGGGATGGAGAgcagacaacggagacagaggagacatctgcgagcgaggaggccgaagaagaacatgCACCAGACCCGGTGAAGTTGTTGAAAACTGCTTACTTGTCGACGCGAGCGATCGGGTCTACCACCTGttgtcttgttctcctcgaCTCTCTTCGTCGAAGAGTTCTCGCTGCAAATCTTGGAGACTCAGGCTTTTTCCTGTATCG ACCCTCCGAAGACCGAGTTGTCGCGCGCAGTGCCTTTCAGTGTCACGACTTCAAttttcctcttcagctgGGAACAGGCAGTTCCGACATGCCTGAACATGCACATGTTTTG gATCTCCCCGTCGCGGAAGGAGACATTCTCTTTTTAGCCACAGATG GCGTCTGGGACAACTTGTACGACGACCAAATCCTCGCCGTTCTGCGGAACCAGCCTGATGTTCGG AAAGCTGCGGCGGAAATCGCGGAGCTTGCGTTCAAGTATTCTCAGAATCC GCGGTGGGCAAGTCCTTTTTCGACGAAGGAGCGCGAGGTTCTGGGTCTCACGCGTCGCCACCTGGGCGGGAAGCCCGATGACATTTCCGTCGTGCTCGCCGCAGTCGTCAG gaagaaacgacagTGTGCTCCGTCGGACGAGACGGACTGA